A stretch of the Clavibacter sp. B3I6 genome encodes the following:
- the recR gene encoding recombination mediator RecR: protein MYEGIVQELIDELGRLPGIGPKSAQRIAFHILQTETFDVSRLAEVLTVVRDKVRFCAICGNVSEQETCGICRDPRRSPATICVVEEAKDVVAIERTREFRGLYHVLGGAISPIDGIGPDDLRIRQLMQRLADATVTEVIIATDPNLEGEATATYLSRLLSTFDIRVTRLASGLPVGGDLEYADEVTLGRAFEGRRLVGE from the coding sequence ATGTACGAGGGAATCGTCCAGGAGCTGATCGACGAGCTCGGCCGCCTGCCGGGCATCGGCCCGAAGTCCGCCCAGCGCATCGCGTTCCACATCCTGCAGACGGAGACGTTCGACGTCTCGCGCCTGGCGGAGGTGCTCACGGTCGTCCGCGACAAGGTGCGCTTCTGCGCCATCTGCGGCAACGTCAGCGAGCAGGAGACCTGCGGCATCTGCCGCGATCCCCGCCGCAGCCCCGCGACCATCTGCGTGGTCGAGGAGGCCAAGGACGTCGTCGCCATCGAGCGCACGCGGGAGTTCCGCGGGCTCTACCATGTGCTCGGCGGGGCCATCAGCCCCATCGACGGCATCGGACCGGACGACCTCCGCATCCGCCAGCTCATGCAGCGCCTCGCGGACGCCACGGTCACCGAGGTCATCATCGCCACGGACCCGAACCTGGAGGGCGAGGCGACCGCCACGTACCTCTCGCGGCTGCTCTCCACCTTCGACATCCGCGTCACGCGCCTCGCCTCCGGCCTGCCGGTCGGCGGCGACCTCGAGTACGCCGACGAGGTCACCCTCGGCCGCGCCTTCGAGGGCCGGCGCCTCGTGGGGGAGTGA
- a CDS encoding DNA polymerase III subunit gamma and tau: MVTALYRRYRPENFAELIGQTQVTDPLRTALRTNRVNHAYLFSGPRGCGKTTSARILARCLNCAEGPTDTPCGVCPSCVELSRDGSGSLDVVEIDAASHNGVDDARDIRERAVFAPARDRYKIFILDEAHMVTPQGFNALLKIVEEPPEHVKFIFATTEPDKVIGTIRSRTHHYPFRLVPPAQMLDYVEHLSTEEHVQVAPGVLPLVVRAGGGSVRDTLSLLDQLIAGSEHESVEYERAVALLGYTHAALLDEVIDAVARHDAAAAFAGVDRVIQTGQDPRRFVEDLLERLRDLIIVGATSAEGAAAVLRGTPEDELERMRAQAVAFGAVELSRAADVVNAALTEMTGATSPRLHLELLVARVLVPASDDTHRGALARVERLERRVGVADAGADPTPAAPVARAAAPAAAPAPAAAAAPAVTAPASAAPTPDARAEAPAAAPPAAPSRSAASAPATPASPVGPVTFEQLRDSWPSVVEAVEKAKRSAWLVAVTAMPRALAGDVLTLGFISANDAEKFKERGAPGQGVSDILRTAILDVLGLRVKFIARVEPHGGSAAPASTGGSAPAAPASSPPDASRAPASRPAAGGSRTSAAAAPPSAPPVARATAGSAPPAAPATKAPAKTAPAGGGWATVAIPTSDPGASEAPADRRAPASRPDRPAAPAASAPAAAAAAPAAASPAPARASAAPARGSAVVPDAHVPDFEEPEPDEFGPAEPGWATGAASPDAAPPVSRPAPAPQRQSAPAADPAARPDRAPAAPPARATPAPAAAPQRYGESVVREILQASFIEEKPVERKARPTIRPTGQD; this comes from the coding sequence GTGGTCACCGCCCTGTATCGCCGTTATCGGCCAGAGAACTTCGCCGAGCTCATCGGCCAGACGCAGGTGACGGATCCGCTGCGCACGGCGCTCCGCACCAACCGCGTCAACCACGCCTACCTCTTCAGCGGTCCGCGCGGCTGCGGCAAGACCACGTCGGCGCGCATCCTCGCGCGCTGCCTGAACTGCGCCGAGGGCCCCACCGACACCCCGTGCGGCGTCTGCCCGAGCTGCGTCGAGCTCAGCCGCGACGGCAGCGGGTCGCTCGACGTCGTCGAGATCGACGCGGCCAGCCACAACGGCGTCGACGACGCGCGCGACATCCGCGAGCGCGCGGTCTTCGCGCCGGCGCGCGACCGCTACAAGATCTTCATCCTCGACGAGGCGCACATGGTCACGCCGCAGGGCTTCAACGCGCTGCTCAAGATCGTGGAGGAGCCGCCGGAGCACGTGAAGTTCATCTTCGCGACGACCGAGCCCGACAAGGTCATCGGCACCATCCGCTCCCGCACGCACCACTACCCGTTCCGTCTCGTGCCGCCCGCGCAGATGCTCGACTACGTGGAGCACCTCTCCACGGAGGAGCACGTGCAGGTCGCGCCGGGCGTCCTGCCGCTCGTCGTGCGCGCCGGCGGGGGATCGGTGCGCGACACCCTGTCGCTCCTCGACCAGCTCATCGCGGGCTCCGAGCACGAGAGCGTCGAGTACGAGCGCGCCGTCGCGCTCCTCGGCTACACGCACGCCGCCCTGCTCGACGAGGTCATCGACGCGGTCGCCCGGCACGACGCGGCCGCCGCGTTCGCCGGCGTCGACCGGGTCATCCAGACCGGCCAGGATCCGCGCCGCTTCGTGGAGGACCTCCTCGAGCGCCTGCGCGACCTCATCATCGTGGGCGCGACCTCCGCCGAGGGCGCGGCCGCCGTCCTGCGCGGCACCCCGGAGGACGAGCTCGAGCGCATGCGCGCGCAGGCCGTGGCCTTCGGCGCCGTCGAGCTGTCCCGTGCGGCCGACGTCGTCAACGCCGCGCTCACCGAGATGACCGGCGCCACCTCGCCGCGCCTCCACCTCGAGCTCCTGGTCGCCCGCGTGCTCGTGCCCGCCAGCGACGACACGCACCGCGGCGCCCTCGCGCGCGTCGAGCGCCTCGAGCGCCGGGTGGGCGTGGCCGACGCGGGAGCGGATCCGACGCCCGCCGCCCCGGTCGCCCGCGCGGCGGCTCCTGCCGCAGCGCCCGCTCCCGCCGCCGCCGCCGCGCCTGCCGTCACCGCTCCGGCATCTGCCGCGCCGACGCCCGACGCGCGCGCGGAGGCTCCGGCCGCCGCCCCGCCTGCCGCGCCCTCCCGCTCGGCCGCCTCCGCTCCCGCGACCCCCGCGTCGCCCGTCGGGCCGGTCACGTTCGAGCAGCTCCGGGACTCCTGGCCGTCGGTCGTCGAGGCCGTCGAGAAGGCCAAGCGGAGCGCGTGGCTCGTCGCCGTCACGGCCATGCCGCGCGCTCTCGCGGGCGACGTGCTCACGCTCGGCTTCATCAGCGCCAACGACGCCGAGAAGTTCAAGGAGCGCGGCGCCCCCGGGCAGGGCGTCAGCGACATCCTGCGCACCGCGATCCTCGACGTGCTCGGCCTCCGCGTGAAGTTCATCGCGCGCGTCGAGCCGCACGGCGGCAGCGCGGCCCCCGCCTCCACCGGCGGATCCGCGCCCGCGGCCCCCGCCTCGTCCCCGCCGGACGCCTCCCGTGCCCCGGCCTCGCGGCCGGCTGCGGGCGGCTCCCGCACCAGCGCCGCCGCCGCCCCGCCCTCCGCGCCGCCCGTGGCTCGGGCGACCGCGGGCTCCGCACCTCCCGCGGCGCCCGCCACGAAGGCCCCGGCGAAGACCGCACCGGCCGGTGGCGGATGGGCCACCGTGGCCATCCCCACCTCCGATCCCGGCGCGTCGGAGGCCCCCGCCGATCGGCGCGCGCCCGCCTCCCGCCCGGATCGCCCGGCGGCCCCCGCGGCGTCCGCTCCTGCCGCTGCCGCTGCCGCTCCCGCCGCGGCCTCGCCCGCCCCGGCGCGCGCGTCCGCCGCTCCCGCGCGCGGATCCGCCGTGGTCCCCGACGCGCACGTCCCCGACTTCGAGGAGCCCGAGCCCGACGAGTTCGGTCCCGCCGAGCCCGGCTGGGCCACGGGCGCGGCGAGCCCGGACGCGGCCCCGCCGGTGTCGCGCCCCGCGCCGGCCCCCCAGCGGCAGTCGGCCCCCGCCGCCGATCCGGCCGCCCGTCCGGATCGCGCACCCGCCGCTCCGCCCGCCCGGGCCACGCCCGCGCCCGCCGCCGCACCCCAGCGGTACGGCGAGTCCGTCGTCCGCGAGATCCTGCAGGCGAGCTTCATCGAGGAGAAGCCCGTCGAGCGCAAGGCCCGCCCCACCATCCGCCCCACAGGTCAGGACTAG
- a CDS encoding HTTM domain-containing protein has product MSTRTNDTRPVDSPVPASARPGPRAQAAARVRQVMQDRELIRVLRHPAGWPRGVATWMTEREHATYSFAALRITLGSVILLVLVTCFADRHYLWGVGSRFIDPEATRRAWPPFFTGLFSKTDATLFDLAYLALAVLAVLFTLGWRTRIVTPFLLLLWIGLSTNSTLLTNGGDTVMRLTLFFALFADLSRHFSLDAVRRRREAEPGARGPAAAVVAARRVAARIPRLLKVLLHNTALVLCAYQIMLIYVNSAILKLQGEEWRDGSATYYSLVIDGYRPWPWINDLLAQASLGVVLASFAAVVFQGLFPLLILWRPTRIVALVVITGMHVMIGVLLGLWPFSLAMIALDFLFVRDATWREGLALLGRWRRGAPDRIRGLRDTRARRSSPAAAIAAPTEG; this is encoded by the coding sequence ATGAGCACCCGCACGAACGACACCCGGCCCGTGGACAGCCCCGTCCCGGCCTCCGCGCGACCCGGGCCCCGCGCCCAGGCGGCAGCCCGCGTCCGGCAGGTGATGCAGGACCGCGAGCTGATCCGGGTGCTCCGTCATCCGGCGGGCTGGCCCCGCGGCGTCGCCACCTGGATGACCGAGCGCGAGCACGCGACCTACAGCTTCGCCGCGCTGCGCATCACCCTCGGCTCCGTGATCCTGCTCGTGCTCGTCACGTGCTTCGCCGACCGGCACTACCTCTGGGGTGTCGGATCCCGCTTCATCGACCCCGAGGCCACCCGCCGCGCCTGGCCGCCCTTCTTCACGGGCCTCTTCTCGAAGACGGACGCGACGCTGTTCGACCTCGCGTACCTCGCGCTGGCCGTGCTCGCGGTCCTCTTCACGCTCGGCTGGCGCACGCGCATCGTGACGCCGTTCCTCCTGCTCCTCTGGATCGGCCTGTCCACGAACAGCACGCTGCTGACCAACGGCGGCGATACCGTCATGCGCCTGACGCTGTTCTTCGCCCTCTTCGCGGACCTGTCCCGTCACTTCTCGCTCGACGCCGTCCGCCGCCGTCGCGAGGCGGAGCCGGGAGCACGCGGTCCGGCCGCCGCCGTCGTCGCCGCCCGACGCGTCGCCGCGCGGATCCCGAGGCTCCTGAAGGTGCTGCTGCACAACACCGCACTCGTGCTCTGCGCGTACCAGATCATGCTCATCTACGTGAACTCCGCCATCCTCAAGCTGCAGGGGGAGGAGTGGCGGGACGGCTCCGCCACCTACTACTCGCTCGTCATCGACGGGTACCGCCCCTGGCCGTGGATCAACGACCTCCTCGCGCAGGCGAGCCTCGGCGTCGTCCTCGCGAGCTTCGCCGCCGTGGTGTTCCAGGGCCTCTTCCCGCTGCTGATCCTCTGGCGGCCCACCCGCATCGTCGCGCTCGTGGTCATCACGGGCATGCACGTGATGATCGGGGTCCTGCTCGGGCTCTGGCCGTTCTCGCTCGCGATGATCGCGCTCGACTTCCTGTTCGTGCGCGACGCCACCTGGCGCGAGGGGCTCGCGCTGCTCGGCCGCTGGCGCAGGGGCGCCCCCGACCGGATCCGCGGCCTGCGCGACACGCGCGCCCGCCGCTCCTCCCCAGCCGCGGCGATCGCGGCCCCGACCGAGGGCTGA
- a CDS encoding DUF5819 family protein codes for MTDTIHPHDTETDLQDPQGDPPVPPAPTEPTARPPLTRGARIGSAVAALVVAVYIATTILMVIPQSSTTRALTAPARPYFGQQWNVFAPSIQKTNRYLQMQAQWRDSSGALVKSEWVDITDAEYESGDGDIQASRTNKQSANLLKTYSTRFQALSEEQRRVVQDTFIRRTDDGFAAKTPAALVEQLTGLADGTTGRVVSFLRYDYVMKEFTTYWGTAFFGRDIERVRWRVVTTRPNDFEHRLDEERQYTPSARTFGWRHVDDVIDPQALSAYQGVVERYAR; via the coding sequence ATGACCGACACGATCCATCCGCACGACACCGAGACGGACCTCCAGGATCCCCAGGGCGATCCGCCGGTCCCTCCCGCTCCGACCGAGCCGACGGCGCGCCCGCCGCTGACCCGCGGCGCCCGCATCGGGTCGGCCGTCGCCGCCCTCGTCGTCGCGGTCTACATCGCCACCACGATCCTCATGGTCATCCCGCAGAGCAGCACGACACGTGCGCTCACGGCCCCGGCCCGCCCCTACTTCGGTCAGCAGTGGAACGTGTTCGCCCCCTCGATCCAGAAGACCAACCGCTACCTCCAGATGCAGGCGCAGTGGCGCGACTCCTCCGGTGCCCTGGTGAAGAGCGAGTGGGTGGACATCACCGACGCCGAGTACGAGTCCGGCGACGGCGACATCCAGGCGTCGCGCACCAACAAGCAGAGCGCGAACCTGCTGAAGACCTACAGCACCCGCTTCCAGGCCCTCAGCGAGGAGCAGCGCCGCGTGGTGCAGGACACGTTCATCCGCCGCACCGACGACGGGTTCGCGGCGAAGACGCCCGCAGCCCTCGTCGAGCAGCTCACGGGCCTCGCCGACGGCACGACCGGCCGGGTCGTCTCGTTCCTCCGCTACGACTACGTGATGAAGGAGTTCACGACGTACTGGGGCACGGCCTTCTTCGGCCGGGACATCGAGCGGGTCCGCTGGCGCGTGGTCACGACGCGGCCCAACGACTTCGAGCACCGCCTCGACGAGGAGCGCCAGTACACGCCGTCGGCCCGCACCTTCGGGTGGCGGCACGTCGACGACGTCATCGATCCGCAGGCGCTCAGCGCCTACCAGGGAGTGGTGGAGAGGTACGCACGATGA
- a CDS encoding acetate/propionate family kinase, translating into MPVVLVVNSGSSSFKYQLIEMETESVLASGLVERIGEGTGATRHRAGGDSSVRELPIADHTAGFQAMLDAFAEHGPSLEENPPVAVGHRVVHGGDVFVEPTVVTDRVKADIDDLSALAPLHNPGALQGIEAAQTAFPDVPHVAVFDTAFHQTLPPEAYTYAIDRELAAAHRIRRYGFHGTSHKYVSEAAARLLGKPLEETRIIVLHLGNGASAAAVQGGRSIDTSMGLTPLEGLVMGTRSGDIDPAILFHLARHTDLGLDDLETLLNRRSGLLGLTGLGDMRDVQRAAADGDEAAQTALGVYRHRIRHYVGAYAAQLGGVDAVVFTAGVGENNPLVRRRSLAGLGFMGIGIDDDRNELISSEPRFVSPEGSPVAVLVIPTDEELEIARQSLAATAG; encoded by the coding sequence GTGCCCGTCGTCCTCGTCGTCAACTCCGGATCGTCGTCCTTCAAGTACCAGCTGATCGAGATGGAGACCGAGTCCGTGCTCGCGTCCGGTCTCGTGGAGCGCATCGGCGAGGGGACCGGGGCCACCCGCCACAGGGCGGGCGGCGACTCGTCCGTGCGCGAGCTGCCCATCGCCGACCACACCGCCGGGTTCCAGGCGATGCTGGACGCGTTCGCCGAGCACGGGCCGTCGCTCGAGGAGAACCCGCCGGTCGCGGTCGGGCACCGCGTGGTGCACGGCGGGGACGTGTTCGTCGAGCCGACCGTGGTCACCGACCGGGTCAAGGCCGACATCGACGACCTCTCCGCGCTCGCGCCGCTGCACAACCCCGGCGCGCTGCAGGGCATCGAGGCGGCGCAGACCGCGTTCCCCGACGTCCCGCACGTCGCCGTGTTCGACACCGCGTTCCACCAGACGCTGCCCCCGGAGGCGTACACGTACGCGATCGACCGCGAGCTCGCGGCCGCGCACCGCATCCGCCGCTACGGGTTCCACGGCACGAGCCACAAGTACGTCTCGGAGGCCGCCGCCCGACTGCTCGGGAAGCCGCTCGAGGAGACGCGGATCATCGTGCTGCACCTCGGCAACGGGGCGTCGGCCGCGGCCGTGCAGGGCGGCCGATCCATCGACACGTCCATGGGACTCACCCCGCTCGAGGGCCTCGTGATGGGGACGCGCTCCGGCGACATCGACCCCGCGATCCTCTTCCACCTGGCCCGCCACACCGACCTCGGGCTCGACGACCTCGAGACGCTGCTCAACCGGCGGAGCGGGCTCCTCGGCCTCACCGGGCTGGGCGACATGCGCGACGTGCAGCGCGCCGCGGCCGACGGCGACGAGGCCGCGCAGACCGCGCTCGGGGTCTACCGCCACCGTATCCGCCACTACGTCGGCGCGTACGCGGCCCAGCTCGGCGGCGTGGACGCGGTCGTGTTCACCGCGGGCGTGGGCGAGAACAACCCGCTGGTCCGCCGCCGCTCCCTCGCCGGCCTGGGGTTCATGGGCATCGGGATCGACGACGACCGCAACGAGCTCATCTCGTCCGAGCCGCGCTTCGTGAGCCCCGAGGGCTCGCCCGTCGCCGTGCTCGTGATCCCCACGGACGAGGAGCTCGAGATCGCCCGGCAGTCGCTCGCGGCGACGGCCGGCTGA
- the pta gene encoding phosphate acetyltransferase gives MARSIYITSAEGHSGKSTVALGVLDTLTHQIQRVGVFRPIARSIVERDYVLEALLSHDGVDLDYDECVGVTYDDVHADPEAALSRIVERYKAVEAKCDAVVIVGSDYTDVGSPTELSFNARIAANLGAPVLLVLTGRRTDESGGRSPDEMRQIADLAIPELVTAHAGLLGVVVNRADPDALEAITAAIPAAVPVSLQAQDPHVPVWAIPEDAFLVAPTVAELLAAVDGELVKGDPALLSREALGVVVSAMSMENVLARLTEGAIVVIPGDRSEVLLGVLTAHASETFPTVAGIVLNGGFALSPTIETLVSGLDQTLPIISTELGTYETAKRITQTRGRLSPESARKMDTALAAFEQHVDTSRLLELLDVSRSDVVTPLMFEFGLIERARKAGKRIVLPEGTDDRVLRAAGTILRRGIADVTILGEEIEVRSRAIGLGIDIGRATVLSPFDAVLRERFAEEYVRLRAHKGMVLDIARETVTDVSYFGTMMVQLGLADGMVSGAAHTTAHTIRPGFEIIKTMDGVSVVSSVFLMALADRVLVYGDCAVNPDPTADQLADIAISSAATAAQFGIEPRIAMLSYSTGESGAGADVEKVRQATARVRELRPDLAVEGPIQYDAAADAAVAATKMPDSLVAGRATVFIFPDLNTGNNTYKAVQRSAGAVAIGPVLQGLRKPINDLSRGALVQDIVNTVAITAIQAEGIQAG, from the coding sequence ATGGCTCGGAGCATCTACATCACGTCCGCCGAAGGGCACTCGGGCAAGTCGACGGTCGCGCTGGGCGTGCTCGACACCCTCACCCATCAGATCCAGCGCGTGGGCGTGTTCCGTCCCATCGCCCGCTCCATCGTGGAGCGCGACTACGTGCTCGAGGCGCTGCTCTCGCACGACGGCGTGGACCTCGACTACGACGAGTGCGTGGGCGTCACCTACGACGACGTGCACGCGGATCCCGAGGCCGCCCTCTCCCGCATCGTCGAGCGCTACAAGGCCGTCGAGGCGAAGTGCGACGCGGTCGTCATCGTCGGCAGCGACTACACCGACGTCGGCAGCCCCACCGAGCTGTCCTTCAACGCGCGCATCGCGGCGAACCTCGGCGCGCCCGTGCTGCTCGTGCTCACCGGCCGGCGCACCGACGAGTCCGGCGGCCGCAGCCCCGACGAGATGCGCCAGATCGCCGACCTCGCCATCCCCGAGCTCGTCACCGCGCACGCGGGCCTCCTCGGCGTCGTCGTGAACCGGGCCGACCCCGACGCCCTCGAGGCGATCACGGCCGCCATCCCCGCCGCGGTGCCCGTCTCCCTCCAGGCGCAGGACCCGCACGTGCCCGTGTGGGCGATCCCGGAGGACGCGTTCCTCGTCGCCCCCACCGTCGCCGAGCTGCTCGCGGCCGTCGACGGCGAGCTCGTCAAGGGCGACCCCGCGCTCCTCAGCCGCGAGGCGCTCGGCGTCGTCGTCTCCGCCATGTCGATGGAGAACGTCCTCGCGCGCCTCACCGAGGGCGCCATCGTCGTGATCCCCGGCGACCGCAGCGAGGTCCTCCTCGGCGTGCTCACCGCCCACGCCTCCGAGACCTTCCCGACGGTCGCGGGCATCGTGCTGAACGGCGGTTTCGCGCTGTCGCCCACCATCGAGACGCTGGTCTCCGGCCTCGACCAGACCCTGCCGATCATCTCCACGGAGCTCGGCACCTACGAGACCGCGAAGCGCATCACGCAGACCCGCGGCCGGCTCTCGCCCGAGTCCGCCCGGAAGATGGACACGGCGCTCGCCGCGTTCGAGCAGCACGTGGACACGTCCCGGCTGCTGGAGCTCCTCGACGTCAGCCGCTCCGACGTGGTCACGCCGCTCATGTTCGAGTTCGGCCTCATCGAGCGCGCGCGGAAGGCGGGCAAGCGCATCGTGCTGCCCGAGGGCACCGACGACCGCGTGCTGCGGGCCGCCGGCACGATCCTCCGCCGCGGGATCGCCGACGTCACGATCCTCGGCGAGGAGATCGAGGTCCGCTCGCGCGCCATCGGCCTCGGCATCGACATCGGCCGGGCGACCGTGCTCAGCCCGTTCGACGCGGTGCTCCGCGAGCGGTTCGCCGAGGAGTACGTCCGCCTGCGCGCCCACAAGGGCATGGTGCTCGACATCGCGCGCGAGACCGTCACCGACGTCTCCTACTTCGGCACGATGATGGTGCAGCTCGGGCTCGCCGACGGCATGGTCTCGGGCGCCGCGCACACGACCGCGCACACCATCCGGCCGGGCTTCGAGATCATCAAGACCATGGACGGCGTCTCCGTCGTCTCCAGCGTGTTCCTCATGGCGCTCGCCGACCGCGTGCTCGTCTACGGCGACTGCGCCGTGAACCCGGATCCCACGGCCGACCAGCTGGCGGACATCGCGATCTCGTCGGCCGCCACCGCGGCCCAGTTCGGCATCGAGCCGCGCATCGCGATGCTGTCGTACTCGACGGGGGAGTCCGGTGCCGGCGCCGACGTCGAGAAGGTCCGCCAGGCCACGGCCCGCGTGCGGGAGCTGCGCCCCGACCTCGCGGTCGAGGGCCCCATCCAGTACGACGCGGCGGCGGACGCGGCGGTCGCGGCGACGAAGATGCCCGACTCGCTGGTCGCGGGCCGCGCGACGGTGTTCATCTTCCCCGACCTCAACACGGGCAACAACACCTACAAGGCCGTGCAGCGGTCGGCCGGCGCCGTGGCCATCGGGCCCGTGCTGCAGGGACTCCGGAAGCCCATCAACGACCTCTCGCGCGGCGCGCTCGTGCAGGACATCGTCAACACCGTCGCCATCACCGCCATCCAGGCCGAGGGGATCCAGGCGGGCTGA
- a CDS encoding SDR family oxidoreductase, which produces MRIVIAGGHGQIARLLERRLADAGHQPVGIVRNPDHSADLAEAGAEALVLDLEKSDVGQVAEALQGADAVVFAAGGGPDSGPERKLTIDRDGAILLADAAQRAGVTRYVMISAMAVDGFDPDSDDTYEIYQRAKSEADADLRARDLDWTIVRPGGLTDEPGTGRIQVGTSTGRGTIPRADVAEIVATALIDGTGVRVQFEAVSGEEPVAEALAGLRY; this is translated from the coding sequence ATGCGCATAGTCATCGCCGGAGGACACGGCCAGATCGCCCGACTGCTCGAACGACGCCTCGCCGACGCGGGCCACCAGCCCGTCGGCATCGTCCGCAACCCCGACCACTCCGCCGACCTCGCCGAGGCGGGCGCGGAGGCCCTCGTGCTCGATCTCGAGAAGAGCGACGTGGGCCAGGTCGCCGAGGCGCTCCAGGGCGCCGACGCCGTGGTCTTCGCGGCGGGCGGCGGGCCCGACTCGGGCCCCGAGCGCAAGCTCACCATCGACCGCGACGGCGCCATCCTGCTGGCGGACGCGGCCCAGCGCGCGGGCGTCACCCGCTACGTCATGATCTCCGCCATGGCCGTCGACGGCTTCGACCCCGACAGCGACGACACCTACGAGATCTACCAGCGCGCCAAGTCCGAGGCCGACGCCGACCTCCGGGCACGCGACCTCGACTGGACCATCGTGCGCCCCGGGGGTCTCACGGACGAGCCGGGCACCGGCCGGATCCAGGTCGGCACCTCCACGGGCCGCGGCACCATCCCCCGCGCCGACGTCGCCGAGATCGTGGCGACCGCGCTCATCGACGGCACGGGCGTCCGCGTCCAGTTCGAGGCGGTCTCGGGCGAGGAGCCCGTCGCCGAGGCTCTCGCGGGACTCCGCTACTAG